Below is a window of Equus quagga isolate Etosha38 chromosome 1, UCLA_HA_Equagga_1.0, whole genome shotgun sequence DNA.
ttaaaagtatTTGAAGGCCACTGCTCTACGGTAATGCACATGAAAACATTTACTTTCCCACTTGAATGGTTACTGTGTAATTTTGAGAACTGATTTCAGATTTTACCATGTTGAAGGGAAAACTATTCTTTTAAATAGCCAGAATTGATTAAAGAACATCAATTAGAAAAATGTTGCAGATGGCAAGTGTACTATCTTTAATTGAGGCTTGAATTTGTTGCTGTAGATTTTTCTGATATTATGTCTACAATCTAGGTTATATCTTTAACTTTGAAAGCCCACCACTTGCTTTGGTGGTTTGGCAAATAATGGAGGGAGAAATCTTCTTCTTAGATAGATACTTGTAGTTGTCACTCATACAGTAGGATCAGACTATTTATCTGATGTGTGGGGCCCATGTAGAGACAATGGTAGTGTGCCAGGGCAGAGTTAATTTCCAGGAAGGCAGAAAGTGCTGGTCCTCATTTGGttacctcatctataaaattagatGGGAGATTACCAGTGGTTTCCCGAATCTGGGAAGTCCATCAGAATTGCCTGAGGTGCTTGTTTtccaaaaagaagacaaaacaaacttTCTTGCTTCACCATAGATGTATTGAATCCATATTCCCTGGAGTTTTGTTACAGATCTGCATTTTTACCAAGCACCCAAGTGATTCTGTGTGATGCTGGAAGACCACTGGTTATAAAGAATTCTGATGTTTCCTCTCAAAGAGGACACGAGAACAAACTATTTTCATTACTAAGATGTTAGCGGTTGCGCTCTCTCCACATGTCCTTTTGTATTGTAACTTGAAGTAcacatcaaattttttttttattgttagaaaTTCTGCATGGAAAACAGttataaaactggataaaattcTTTAAGAGACAAGAATGGAAAAATGTGGGTAATTGTTGAAACTAGGGTGATACATAGAGGTTTATTGTAGTATTCTCGATACTTTTGagtgtgtttgaaaatttccattataaaaatttttaaaaatgcttctgtACCTTGGTCAAATTCGTATTGTTTGTCATTAAAGAgaacttttcatttctgtgacaTTTTAAACTGTGATGCTAGCCATTTGAAAGTAACTTAGTTATAGTAGTAACTGCTTGTTTCGTTCATTTTTTAGGCAAAGATTGAAAATGTGCATAAAACGGGTTTCATCAAAGGACCAATGTTCAAAGGTGTTGCCTCTAGTCGATTTTTGCCCAAAGGCACCAAAACAAAAGTTAATTTGGAGGAACAGGGACGACAGAAGGTGTCATTCAGCTTCAGCCTTACAAAGAAAACTTTGCAGAACAGATTTCTGACTGCACTTGgcaatgaaaagcaaaatgatgCTCAGAACTCCCCAACTGCACCTCTTCAAGCAGACTTGACCCCTAAAATTAAAATGGACATTGGAGATACCTTATCTACTACAGAagaatcttccccaccaaaatcAAGAGTAGAATTGGgcaaaattcattttaagaagCATCTGCTTCATGTAACATCCAGGCCACTGCCAACTACTCTGACAGCAGTGgcatctccacctcctcccataGTACCGTTACCAGCAGTCATAGCAGAATCAACAACTGTAGACTCGCCACCCTTgtctccacctccaccacctccacctccccaaaCCACAACGTCCTCACCACCAGCAGCAATAACAGAGCCAGTGGCCTTGCCACACACACCAATAACAGTTCTGATGACAGCACCAGGAGATGTAGCAGTTAGAGCCCTGAAGGAGCCATCAGTTACAGTTGTACCAGAATCTTCAGAAGTGGACACTAAGCAGGACACTGTGTCTAATAGTTCAGAAGAGCACATAACTCAAAATTTGAATGAGCAAGCAGATATTCCCTCACAAAGAGAAGATTCCcatattgggaaggaagaagaaattccagATAGTTCAAAGAGTAGTCTGGGCTCTAAAAAAACAGTTTCTAAGAAGAAATCCTCACAATCTGAAGGCACCTTTTTTGGTTCAGAATCTGATGAAGATTCTGTAAGGACTTCCTCAAGTCAAAGATcacatgatttaaaattttcagcaaacattgaaaaagaaagagattcaaAGAAGAGTTTAGCACCTTTAAAAAGTGAGGATTTAGGAAAATCTTCACGATCTAAAACAGAGagagatgataaatattttagctACTCAAAACTTGAAAGAGATACTCGGTATATATCTTCTCGATGTAGATCAGAGAGAGAGCGAAGGCGGAGTAGATCTCGTTCTAGATCTGACAGAGGCTCTAGAACTAGTTTATCCTATTCCCGGTCAGAACGATCCCATTATTACGACTCTGATCGTCGCTACCACAGGAGTTCCCCTTATCGAGAGAGGGCACGCTATTCTCGGCCACATACAGATAACAGGGCACGAGAAAGTTCTGACTCAGAAGATGAGTATAAGAAGACGTACTCGAGGCGCACCTCATCTCATTCCTCTTACAGAGACCCAAGGACATCATCATCCTATTCCAAATCTGACCGGGACTGCAAAACTGAGTCCTCTTacttagagatggagaaaagaggaaagtatTCTTCAAAACTAGAAAGAGAATCTAAAAGGACTTCAGAAAATGAAGCAATGAAAAGATGTTGTTCTCCCTCTAATGAACTGGGATTCCGACGGGGGTCATCATATTCCAAGCACGACAACAGTGTTTCCCGTTATAAATCTACCCCTTCAAAATCTATACCCAAGtctgataaatttaaaaattctttctgttgTACAGAATTGAATGAGGAAATTAAACAGTCTCATTCTTTTAGTTTACAGACTCCTTGTTCAAAAGGTAGTGAATTAAGAATGATTAGTAAAattcctgaaagagaaaagactggaTCTCCATCTCCATCAAATCGATTAAATGATTCacctacttttaaaaagctagatGAATCGCCTATTTTTAAGTCTGAATTTATAGGACATGATAGCCATGATAGTAATAAGGAATTAGATTCTTTATCTAAAGTGAAGAGTGATCAATTAAGAAGTTATTGTCCCATAGAATCAAATATAAATGGATCTCCTGGGGCAGAATCTGATTTGGCAACATTTTGCACTTCTAAAACTGACACTGTTTTGATGTCTTCTGATGATAGTGTGACTGGATCGGAGATATCGCCTTTGGTCAAAGCATGCATGCTTTCATCAAATGGATTTCAGAATATTagtaaatgtaaagaaaaagactTGGATGATACTTGCATGCAGCATAATAAGTCAGAAAGCTCatttagagaaacagaacctcCATTGTCACCAGACCAAGATAAACTCATGTCTTTGCCAATTATGACTATAGATTATTCCAAAACAGTAGCTAAAGAACCAGTTGATATGAGAGTTTCTTGCTGTAAAACCAAAGATTCAGATATATACTGTACTTCAAATGACAGCAACCCTTCTTTGTGTCATTCCGAAGCTGAAAACATTGAACCTTCAGTTGCGAAGATTTCTTCAAATAGCTTTATGAACGTGCATTTGAAATCAAAAACAGTTATACGTGATAGTAGAAATCTGACAGATGAACACTCAAAATTGGCATATGAAGAATATAAGCAGATTGTTGGTAGCACTAGTTCAGCTTCTGTTAATCATTTTGATGATTTATATCAACCTATAGAGAGTTCAGGTATTGCTTCATCTCTTCAGAGTCTTTCACCAGGAATAAAAGTGGACAATTTAACTCTCTTGCAATGTGTAGAGAACACACCTTCAGTTTTGGATGCTGTGCCGAAGAGTAAAACCACAGAGTTTTTAAAGtatgcagagaaagaaacaatagTAGAAGTAGATAGTGGCCTTCCTCATTCAGGAAGGGGATTTGCTTCCTGGGAAAACAGGCATAATAATGGGTTATCTGGGAAATGTGTGCAAGAGGCTCAAGAAGAAGGGAATTCCATATTGCCTGATAGAAGAAAAAGACCAGAAATCTCTTTagatgaagaaggaggaagaggacatGCACATACTTCTGATGATTCAgaagttgtattttcttcttgcGATTTGAATTTAACCATGGAAGACAGTGACAGTGTAACATATACCTTAAAATGTGACAGCAGTGGTCATGCCTCAGAGATTGTGTCTACTGTCCATGAAGATTATTCTGGTTCTTCTGAAAGTTCAAGTGATGAAAGTGATTCAGAAGATACAGATTCTGATGATAGCAGTATTCCAAGAAACCGTCTTCAGTCTGTTGTGGTTGTGCCAAAGAACTCTACTTTGCCCATGGAAGAAACAAGCCCTTGTTCTTCTCGGAGCAGTCAGAGTTACAGACACTATTCTGACCACTGGGAAGATGAGAGATTGGAGTCAAGGAGATATTCATATGAGGAAAAATTTGAGAGTATAGCTAGTAAAGCCTGTTCTCTAACTGAGAAGTTCTTCCTTCataaaggaatagagaagaatcCAGAAATTTCTTTTACACAGCCCAGCAGAAAACAAATAGATAATCACCTCCCTGAAATTGCTCACCCTCAGAGTGATGGAGTTGATAGTACAAGTCATACAGATGTGAAATCTGACCCTCTAGGTCATCTAAATTCTGAGGAAACAATGAAAGCCAAGATAGCTTCTAGACAGCAAGAAGAGCTGCCACTTTATTCTTCTGATGATTTTGAAGATGTCCCAAATAAGTCTCGGCAACAGACCACTTTCCCTAATAGGCCAGATAGTAGACTGGGAAAAACAGAGTTAAGCTTTTCTTCCTGTTGTGAGATCTCCCGAGTGGATGGTTTTCATTCATCGGAAGAGCTCAGAAACCTAGGGTGGGACTTCTCTCAACAAGAAAAGCCTACCACTACATATCAGCAGCCTGACAGCAGCTATGGAGCCTGTGGTGGGCACAAGTACCAGCAAAGTGCAGAACAGTATGGTGGGGCACGTAGTTACTGGCAAGGCAATGGCTACTGGGATCCAAGATCTGCAGGTAGACCTCCTGGAACTGGTGTTGTGTATGATCGAATTCAAGGGCAGGTACCAGATTCCTTAACAGATGACCgtgaagaggaggagaattgGGATCAACGTGGAGGATCTCACTTTTCAAGCCAGTCCAATAAattttttctatcccttcagAAGGACAAGGGGTCAGTGCAAGCACCTGAAATAAGCAGCAATTCCATTAAGGACTCTTTAGCAGTGAGTGAAAAGAAAGATCTttcaaaaaatttagaaaaaagtgaTATGAAAGATAGAGGGCCTCCTAAAAAAAGGAGGCAGGAATTGGAGAGTGATTCTGAAAGTGATGGTGAGCTTCAGGACAGAAAGAAAGTTAGAATGGAGGTAGAGCAGGGAGAGACAGCAGTGCCTCCAGGGTCAGCGCTGGTTGGGCCTTCCTGTGTCATGGAGGACTTCAGGGACCCACAGCGATGGAAGGAATGTGCCAAGCAAGGGAAGATGCCTTGTTACTTTGATCTGattgaagaaaatgtttatttaacagAAAGGTAAGTGTAATTAATACTTGTCTGACAAATTTTAACCTCTTTTTGTTAAACTGCTCAGCAGTTTAGAATATATGAACTCAATCGTATGAAATATAGTTGTgggataaaatgtaaattaaaaaaatataaaaagtgtaCTTACCTATTTAGGTTTGATGGCATAGAGTCcctcccccaattttttttcccctggaaagggatatctaattttttttttttttttggtcttattaCCCCTTTGTTTAATTTAGCCCAGCCTAGTTTTTTCGTAAATTCCTCTTACATGTGAAACTGtgacagaaaatgaaacaaaaccccAGCAAAGTAATCTGCTCTTAGAGAAGACAAGAGTAGTTATGTTGGATTATTTTTCcttactcttcaaaaatgttcaGAATAAACTATCTTTAGGTACTTTATAAAGCTGCAACTAGACTAGAACATAGTTTTCTTTGTCAGGTTTTTTAGTCTGTTGCTAATAGATTAAATTTGGCAATAGCATAACaactattttagaaataaatggtAAAATGGTTTACCACAAATTCCTAACATGAAACAAAGTGTAATGAGAATGGGAGTAATGAAAACGTATTCCTCTAGGACAGAGCTTCTTAGTCTGCTTTCTTTCACGCCTCCTCGAtaatcttcttatttttccaatataaataaatgttgaatatgcttttttttgttttgtaatcgCTAGTCTCCTAACCACCCACCTCTTCCTTTTGGAAATTTCTCCTCTAGaggtttcaaaatttttttttaaagaggaaatttttcACTGTGGATAAGGTAAAAGACTTCATTTTAAGGTTAGGTCCCTTCAGaactttttcctattaaaaaaaaaaaaagacctttctTTTTTATGATGTAGAGAGCTGCTACAGTTACCTTCATTTACGTCTAGTTGCACGTTAggtttaaattcaaaatattgattattttaagtaGTACTCTTCAGGAATTGTGTGAGTAGACTGATGCAACTTTTACAGGGTCTttgtaaaagaatagaaataaaatgaatcaacCTAACTCTGGGTTTCATTCAGCAATGAGATTCAAATACATAGAAGATTGTGTATATAGAGTTGCTTGTTGGAGGCATTGGAGGGCCTTTTTGGAGTGGAAAGCATTTTTGTATATTCCAGCATTTTTAAGTGTCTTTCGCTATATGCTGGGCATTTAGGAGCCACCAAGAAGAGAAATTATTGTAAAATAGTATGAGTatggtgaaaaaaatttttttcttatgattaataaaataggcttatgtaaaaaaaaatccatgcccATTGGTCCTAATCTGGCCTTCTGGAGCAATACAAAAATAAAGCTACTgctgatttttcaaaattacagcTCTTTAAGTACTTGTAAAtagatattttgtttatctttagtCATCTTTCTTCAGGCTAAGCATATTCATACGCTCATTAGTGAATTATGTCTTTGATCCAGATGAATCATTGTTACACTTAGCTGAAGCTATCATGACATATCTTGAGGACTTTATAAAACAGGCACTGTAATGGAATATACATTGAAGATGAAAGCAGATTAGTTAGGAGATTAAGACAGTCACTTAGAGAACTGTCCTCTTCACTGTCTGATAGTTGAAGAGTAAGTCATAGTTCCCTGATCTTAAGGAGTTTTCATTAGAccatccttgatttttttttccattttgacaaCAGTCAAAAAATAGAGTTAAACAAAAAGATCagtaaaaatcacattttcactTTTGGTTTGCAAACTGTGGCATAGATTTTTATGAACCTGGTAAATTTTGAACACTTTCCCTTCTCCCCCCAAATCAGTTTGTCTGCATTGAGAAAGTTTAGCCCTCTGAAACCTTTACCTGATTATTatgtaattattctttttttaatcattcagtTTTCTTCTAAACAAGCTTTGTGCAAATGTGATGTTACTGAAGGATTCTCTAAAAGGTTTGATTGAGTTAAACTCTTAAttaaaaactcttattttttttagcaactccttttcttcctgagCGTTGTATCTCAACAATTATTTGTTCATCTATGAGGACTGATTCTTAGCTTTAACTTTAATTAATCAGCTATGTCACTATTTGATATTcatgagttttccttttttttctcctgagccAAATATGACTATTAACACTTGAAATTGCTCAGAATTTGAGGCTTAGCTGACCTGGACTAGGAAATAAGGCCTGAGTCCAAAATAATAGGCTTGAACTTACCCCATTCTCCCATTTGCCAGAGCTAAAGTTATCTCTCTTATCTGTTTGCAACACACTTCTTAGTGTTTTCAATCTCACAAATGCTAGTGATTagatgt
It encodes the following:
- the SETD2 gene encoding histone-lysine N-methyltransferase SETD2 isoform X2, which encodes MKQLPPQPPPKMGDFYDPEHPTPEEEENEAKIENVHKTGFIKGPMFKGVASSRFLPKGTKTKVNLEEQGRQKVSFSFSLTKKTLQNRFLTALGNEKQNDAQNSPTAPLQADLTPKIKMDIGDTLSTTEESSPPKSRVELGKIHFKKHLLHVTSRPLPTTLTAVASPPPPIVPLPAVIAESTTVDSPPLSPPPPPPPPQTTTSSPPAAITEPVALPHTPITVLMTAPGDVAVRALKEPSVTVVPESSEVDTKQDTVSNSSEEHITQNLNEQADIPSQREDSHIGKEEEIPDSSKSSLGSKKTVSKKKSSQSEGTFFGSESDEDSVRTSSSQRSHDLKFSANIEKERDSKKSLAPLKSEDLGKSSRSKTERDDKYFSYSKLERDTRYISSRCRSERERRRSRSRSRSDRGSRTSLSYSRSERSHYYDSDRRYHRSSPYRERARYSRPHTDNRARESSDSEDEYKKTYSRRTSSHSSYRDPRTSSSYSKSDRDCKTESSYLEMEKRGKYSSKLERESKRTSENEAMKRCCSPSNELGFRRGSSYSKHDNSVSRYKSTPSKSIPKSDKFKNSFCCTELNEEIKQSHSFSLQTPCSKGSELRMISKIPEREKTGSPSPSNRLNDSPTFKKLDESPIFKSEFIGHDSHDSNKELDSLSKVKSDQLRSYCPIESNINGSPGAESDLATFCTSKTDTVLMSSDDSVTGSEISPLVKACMLSSNGFQNISKCKEKDLDDTCMQHNKSESSFRETEPPLSPDQDKLMSLPIMTIDYSKTVAKEPVDMRVSCCKTKDSDIYCTSNDSNPSLCHSEAENIEPSVAKISSNSFMNVHLKSKTVIRDSRNLTDEHSKLAYEEYKQIVGSTSSASVNHFDDLYQPIESSGIASSLQSLSPGIKVDNLTLLQCVENTPSVLDAVPKSKTTEFLKYAEKETIVEVDSGLPHSGRGFASWENRHNNGLSGKCVQEAQEEGNSILPDRRKRPEISLDEEGGRGHAHTSDDSEVVFSSCDLNLTMEDSDSVTYTLKCDSSGHASEIVSTVHEDYSGSSESSSDESDSEDTDSDDSSIPRNRLQSVVVVPKNSTLPMEETSPCSSRSSQSYRHYSDHWEDERLESRRYSYEEKFESIASKACSLTEKFFLHKGIEKNPEISFTQPSRKQIDNHLPEIAHPQSDGVDSTSHTDVKSDPLGHLNSEETMKAKIASRQQEELPLYSSDDFEDVPNKSRQQTTFPNRPDSRLGKTELSFSSCCEISRVDGFHSSEELRNLGWDFSQQEKPTTTYQQPDSSYGACGGHKYQQSAEQYGGARSYWQGNGYWDPRSAGRPPGTGVVYDRIQGQVPDSLTDDREEEENWDQRGGSHFSSQSNKFFLSLQKDKGSVQAPEISSNSIKDSLAVSEKKDLSKNLEKSDMKDRGPPKKRRQELESDSESDGELQDRKKVRMEVEQGETAVPPGSALVGPSCVMEDFRDPQRWKECAKQGKMPCYFDLIEENVYLTERKKNKSHRDIKRMQCECTPLSKDERAQGEIACGEDCLNRLLMIECSSRCPNGDYCSNRRFQRKQHADVEVILTEKKGWGLRAAKDLPSNTFVLEYCGEVLDHKEFKARVKEYARNKNIHYYFMALKNDEIIDATQKGNCSRFMNHSCEPNCETQKWTVNGQLRVGFFTTKLVPSGSELTFDYQFQRYGKEAQKCFCGSANCRGYLGGENRVSIRAAGGKMKKERSRKKDSVDGELEALMENGEGLSDKNQVLSLSRLMVRIETLEQKLTCLKLIQNTHSQSCLKSFLERHGLSLLWIWMAELGDGRESNQKLQEEIIKTLEHLPIPTKNMLEESKVLPIIQRWSQTKTAVPQLSEGDGYSSENTSRAQTPLNTPDPSTKLTTEADTDTPKKLMFRRLKIISENSMDSAISDATSELEGKDGKEDLDQLENVPVEEEEELQSQQLLTQQLPESKVDSEIAMEASKLPMSETEADTEIEPKENNGTKLEEPIAEETPSQDEEEGVSDVESERSQEQPDKTVDISDLATKLLDSWKDLKEVYRIPKKSQTEKENTITERGRDAVGFRDQTAAPKTPNRSRERDPDKQTQNKEKRKRRGSLSPPSSAYERGTKRPDDRYDTPTSKKKVRIKDRNKLSTEERRKLFEQEVAQREAQKQQQQMQNLGMTSPLPYDSLGYNAPHHPFAGYPPGYPMQAYVDPSNPNAGKVLLPTPSMDPVCSPAPYDHSQPLVGHSTEPLAAPPPVPVVPHVATPVEVSSSQYVAQSDGVVHQDSSVAVLPVPAPGPVQGQNYGVWDSNQQSVSVQQQYSPAQSQATIYYQGQTCPTVYGVTSPYSQTTPPIVQSYAQPSLQYIQGQQIFTAHPQGVVVQPAAAVTTIVAPGQPQPLQPAEMVVTNNLLDLPPPSPPKPKTIVLPPNWKTARDPEGKIYYYHVITRQTQWDPPTWESPGDDASLEHEAEMDLGTPTYDENPMKTSKKPKTAEADTSSELAKKSKEVFRKEMSQFIVQCLNPYRKPDCKVGRITTTEDFKHLARKLTHGVMNKELKYCKNPEDLECNENVKHKTKEYIKKYMQKFGAVYKPKEDTELE
- the SETD2 gene encoding histone-lysine N-methyltransferase SETD2 isoform X3, whose translation is MKQLPPQPPPKMGDFYDPEHPTPELSWLDGNREEENEAKIENVHKTGFIKGPMFKGVASSRFLPKGTKTKVNLEEQGRQKVSFSFSLTKKTLQNRFLTALGNEKQNDAQNSPTAPLQADLTPKIKMDIGDTLSTTEESSPPKSRVELGKIHFKKHLLHVTSRPLPTTLTAVASPPPPIVPLPAVIAESTTVDSPPLSPPPPPPPPQTTTSSPPAAITEPVALPHTPITVLMTAPGDVAVRALKEPSVTVVPESSEVDTKQDTVSNSSEEHITQNLNEQADIPSQREDSHIGKEEEIPDSSKSSLGSKKTVSKKKSSQSEGTFFGSESDEDSVRTSSSQRSHDLKFSANIEKERDSKKSLAPLKSEDLGKSSRSKTERDDKYFSYSKLERDTRYISSRCRSERERRRSRSRSRSDRGSRTSLSYSRSERSHYYDSDRRYHRSSPYRERARYSRPHTDNRARESSDSEDEYKKTYSRRTSSHSSYRDPRTSSSYSKSDRDCKTESSYLEMEKRGKYSSKLERESKRTSENEAMKRCCSPSNELGFRRGSSYSKHDNSVSRYKSTPSKSIPKSDKFKNSFCCTELNEEIKQSHSFSLQTPCSKGSELRMISKIPEREKTGSPSPSNRLNDSPTFKKLDESPIFKSEFIGHDSHDSNKELDSLSKVKSDQLRSYCPIESNINGSPGAESDLATFCTSKTDTVLMSSDDSVTGSEISPLVKACMLSSNGFQNISKCKEKDLDDTCMQHNKSESSFRETEPPLSPDQDKLMSLPIMTIDYSKTVAKEPVDMRVSCCKTKDSDIYCTSNDSNPSLCHSEAENIEPSVAKISSNSFMNVHLKSKTVIRDSRNLTDEHSKLAYEEYKQIVGSTSSASVNHFDDLYQPIESSGIASSLQSLSPGIKVDNLTLLQCVENTPSVLDAVPKSKTTEFLKYAEKETIVEVDSGLPHSGRGFASWENRHNNGLSGKCVQEAQEEGNSILPDRRKRPEISLDEEGGRGHAHTSDDSEVVFSSCDLNLTMEDSDSVTYTLKCDSSGHASEIVSTVHEDYSGSSESSSDESDSEDTDSDDSSIPRNRLQSVVVVPKNSTLPMEETSPCSSRSSQSYRHYSDHWEDERLESRRYSYEEKFESIASKACSLTEKFFLHKGIEKNPEISFTQPSRKQIDNHLPEIAHPQSDGVDSTSHTDVKSDPLGHLNSEETMKAKIASRQQEELPLYSSDDFEDVPNKSRQQTTFPNRPDSRLGKTELSFSSCCEISRVDGFHSSEELRNLGWDFSQQEKPTTTYQQPDSSYGACGGHKYQQSAEQYGGARSYWQGNGYWDPRSAGRPPGTGVVYDRIQGQVPDSLTDDREEEENWDQRGGSHFSSQSNKFFLSLQKDKGSVQAPEISSNSIKDSLAVSEKKDLSKNLEKSDMKDRGPPKKRRQELESDSESDGELQDRKKVRMEVEQGETAVPPGSALVGPSCVMEDFRDPQRWKECAKQGKMPCYFDLIEENVYLTERKKNKSHRDIKRMQCECTPLSKDERAQGEIACGEDCLNRLLMIECSSRCPNGDYCSNRRFQRKQHADVEVILTEKKGWGLRAAKDLPSNTFVLEYCGEVLDHKEFKARVKEYARNKNIHYYFMALKNDEIIDATQKGNCSRFMNHSCEPNCETQKWTVNGQLRVGFFTTKLVPSGSELTFDYQFQRYGKEAQKCFCGSANCRGYLGGENRVSIRAAGGKMKKERSRKKDSVDGELEALMENGEGLSDKNQVLSLSRLMVRIETLEQKLTCLKLIQNTHSQSCLKSFLERHGLSLLWIWMAELGDGRESNQKLQEEIIKTLEHLPIPTKNMLEESKVLPIIQRWSQTKTAVPQLSEGDGYSSENTSRAQTPLNTPDPSTKLTTEADTDTPKKLMFRRLKIISENSMDSAISDATSELEGKDGKEDLDQLENVPVEEEEELQSQQLLTQQLPESKVDSEIAMEASKLPMSETEADTEIEPKENNGTKLEEPIAEETPSQDEEEGVSDVESERSQEQPDKTVDISDLATKLLDSWKDLKEVYRIPKKSQTEKENTITERGRDAVGFRDQTAAPKTPNRSRERDPDKQTQNKEKRKRRGSLSPPSSAYERGTKRPDDRYDTPTSKKKVRIKDRNKLSTEERRKLFEQEVAQREAQKQQQQMQNLGMTSPLPYDSLGYNAPHHPFAGYPPGYPMQAYVDPSNPNAGKVLLPTPSMDPVCSPAPYDHSQPLVGHSTEPLAAPPPVPVVPHVATPVEVSSSQYVAQSDGVVHQDSSVAVLPVPAPGPVQGQNYGVWDSNQQSVSVQQQYSPAQSQATIYYQGQTCPTVYGVTSPYSQTTPPIVQAEMVVTNNLLDLPPPSPPKPKTIVLPPNWKTARDPEGKIYYYHVITRQTQWDPPTWESPGDDASLEHEAEMDLGTPTYDENPMKTSKKPKTAEADTSSELAKKSKEVFRKEMSQFIVQCLNPYRKPDCKVGRITTTEDFKHLARKLTHGVMNKELKYCKNPEDLECNENVKHKTKEYIKKYMQKFGAVYKPKEDTELE
- the SETD2 gene encoding histone-lysine N-methyltransferase SETD2 isoform X5, whose product is MKQLPPQPPPKMGDFYDPEHPTPELSWLDGNREEENEAKIENVHKTGFIKGPMFKGVASSRFLPKGTKTKVNLEEQGRQKVSFSFSLTKKTLQNRFLTALGNEKQNDAQNSPTAPLQADLTPKIKMDIGDTLSTTEESSPPKSRVELGKIHFKKHLLHVTSRPLPTTLTAVASPPPPIVPLPAVIAESTTVDSPPLSPPPPPPPPQTTTSSPPAAITEPVALPHTPITVLMTAPGDVAVRALKEPSVTVVPESSEVDTKQDTVSNSSEEHITQNLNEQADIPSQREDSHIGKEEEIPDSSKSSLGSKKTVSKKKSSQSEGTFFGSESDEDSVRTSSSQRSHDLKFSANIEKERDSKKSLAPLKSEDLGKSSRSKTERDDKYFSYSKLERDTRYISSRCRSERERRRSRSRSRSDRGSRTSLSYSRSERSHYYDSDRRYHRSSPYRERARYSRPHTDNRARESSDSEDEYKKTYSRRTSSHSSYRDPRTSSSYSKSDRDCKTESSYLEMEKRGKYSSKLERESKRTSENEAMKRCCSPSNELGFRRGSSYSKHDNSVSRYKSTPSKSIPKSDKFKNSFCCTELNEEIKQSHSFSLQTPCSKGSELRMISKIPEREKTGSPSPSNRLNDSPTFKKLDESPIFKSEFIGHDSHDSNKELDSLSKVKSDQLRSYCPIESNINGSPGAESDLATFCTSKTDTVLMSSDDSVTGSEISPLVKACMLSSNGFQNISKCKEKDLDDTCMQHNKSESSFRETEPPLSPDQDKLMSLPIMTIDYSKTVAKEPVDMRVSCCKTKDSDIYCTSNDSNPSLCHSEAENIEPSVAKISSNSFMNVHLKSKTVIRDSRNLTDEHSKLAYEEYKQIVGSTSSASVNHFDDLYQPIESSGIASSLQSLSPGIKVDNLTLLQCVENTPSVLDAVPKSKTTEFLKYAEKETIVEVDSGLPHSGRGFASWENRHNNGLSGKCVQEAQEEGNSILPDRRKRPEISLDEEGGRGHAHTSDDSEVVFSSCDLNLTMEDSDSVTYTLKCDSSGHASEIVSTVHEDYSGSSESSSDESDSEDTDSDDSSIPRNRLQSVVVVPKNSTLPMEETSPCSSRSSQSYRHYSDHWEDERLESRRYSYEEKFESIASKACSLTEKFFLHKGIEKNPEISFTQPSRKQIDNHLPEIAHPQSDGVDSTSHTDVKSDPLGHLNSEETMKAKIASRQQEELPLYSSDDFEDVPNKSRQQTTFPNRPDSRLGKTELSFSSCCEISRVDGFHSSEELRNLGWDFSQQEKPTTTYQQPDSSYGACGGHKYQQSAEQYGGARSYWQGNGYWDPRSAGRPPGTGVVYDRIQGQVPDSLTDDREEEENWDQRGGSHFSSQSNKFFLSLQKDKGSVQAPEISSNSIKDSLAVSEKKDLSKNLEKSDMKDRGPPKKRRQELESDSESDGELQDRKKVRMEVEQGETAVPPGSALVGPSCVMEDFRDPQRWKECAKQGKMPCYFDLIEENVYLTERKKNKSHRDIKRMQCECTPLSKDERAQGEIACGEDCLNRLLMIECSSRCPNGDYCSNRRFQRKQHADVEVILTEKKGWGLRAAKDLPSNTFVLEYCGEVLDHKEFKARVKEYARNKNIHYYFMALKNDEIIDATQKGNCSRFMNHSCEPNCETQKWTVNGQLRVGFFTTKLVPSGSELTFDYQFQRYGKEAQKCFCGSANCRGYLGGENRVSIRAAGGKMKKERSRKKDSVDGELEALMENGEGLSDKNQVLSLSRLMVRIETLEQKLTCLKLIQNTHSQSCLKSFLERHGLSLLWIWMAELGDGRESNQKLQEEIIKTLEHLPIPTKNMLEESKVLPIIQRWSQTKTAVPQLSEGDGYSSENTSRAQTPLNTPDPSTKLTTEADTDTPKKLMFRRLKIISENSMDSAISDATSELEGKDGKEDLDQLENVPVEEEEELQSQQLLTQQLPESKVDSEIAMEASKLPMSETEADTEIEPKENNGTKLEEPIAEETPSQDEEEGVSDVESERSQEQPDKTVDISDLATKLLDSWKDLKEVYRIPKKSQTEKENTITERGRDAVGFRDQTAAPKTPNRSRERDPDKQTQNKEKRKRRGSLSPPSSAYERGTKRPDDRYDTPTSKKKVRIKDRNKLSTEERRKLFEQEVAQREAQKQQQQMQNLGMTSPLPYDSLGYNAPHHPFAGYPPGYPMQAYVDPSNPNAGKVLLPTPSMDPVCSPAPYDHSQPLVGHSTEPLAAPPPVPVVPHVATPVEVSSSQYVAQSDGVVHQDSSVAVLPVPAPGPVQGQNYGVWDSNQQSVSVQQQYSPAQSQATIYYQGQTCPTVYGVTSPYSQTTPPIVQSYAQPSLQYIQGQQIFTAHPQGVVVQPAAAVTTIVAPGQPQPLQPAEMVVTNNLLDLPPPSPPKPKTIVLPPNWKTARDPEGKIYYYHVITSMAVLTFF